In Salvelinus fontinalis isolate EN_2023a unplaced genomic scaffold, ASM2944872v1 scaffold_2286, whole genome shotgun sequence, one DNA window encodes the following:
- the LOC129850744 gene encoding gasdermin-E-like, translated as MSLSLYLCLSLSPCLSCLSLSLSLSLSLSVFSQLDQMCDGETPDLGDLEESERETVQAILDLVDQCVGKDEDEIRSSLLSAVHLIVSAMDGMTDEGLSVLGSCCSPPVLQALQILVQHVAAGSGETLSLRDAGLAVLTEEEVFGRTESLFGHSEVTLKREEDTLRTEMKDQPGYLPLVMSITVKGLASLV; from the exons atgtctctctctctctatctctgtctctctctctcaccctgtctgtcttgtctgtctctgtctctgtctctgtctctgtctctctctgtcttttcacaGCTGGATCAGATGTGTGATGGTGAGACTCCTGACCTGGGTGATCTGGAAGAGTCTGAGAGGGAAACAGTCCAGGCCATACTGGATCTTGTAGACCAATGTGTTGGGAAGGATGAGGACGAGATCAGATCCTCTCTTCTCAGTGCCGTCCACCTCATTGTCAGTGCCATGGACG GAATGACAGATGAGGGTCTCTCTGTGTTGGGATCGTGTTGCAGTCCTCCAGTCTTACAGGCCCTGCAGATCCTG GTGCAGCATGTGGCAGCAGGGAGTGGGGAGACCCTCTCTCTGAGAGATGCTGGTCTAGCTGTTCTGACTGAGGAGGAGGTGTTTGGGAGGACAGAGAGTCTCTTTGGTCACTCTGAAGTTacactgaagagagaggaggacacacTGAGGACGGAGATGAAGGACCAGCCTGGATACCTTCCTCTAGTCATGAGTATCACTGTGAAAGGCCTGGCCTCTTTAGtgtaa